The stretch of DNA CAGCATGTCCGCCTTCGCGACGCGCCAGGCGCTTTACGAACATTTCTTCTTCGGTGATCCGGTGCGCATGGCGGGCGCGGTCTGCGTCAATCATGACCGCAAGGACGTGATGGACAAAGTGCAGGATTTCCTCAAGCGCGCACAGGCCGAGGCCGCCACTGAGGCCACCAACGCCGCGATGTCCTATTACGACTCCAACCCGCGCCTGCATGGCAAGCCGCTGAAGACCGAGTAGTCTGCTTTCAAGTTTCAAGTTGCCTTCCGTGTCCGACTCCCGAACCTTCTTCGATACCATTTCGCTGTTCGCCACCGGTGTAACTGTCGTCACCATTCAAGGTGATGGCCAACCCCACGGCATGACCGCCAACGCGTTCACGTCGCTCTCGGCCAATCCCATGCAGATCATCGTCTGCGTGGCCAAGAAAGCGAAGCTGAATGCCTACCTCGCGGCAAACGTGCGGTTCACGGTCAACGTGCTGCGCGACGATCAGGAGGCGATCTCCAATCAATTTGCCGGAGCGACACGGGAACAGCAGGGAGCCGAATTCCGTTTCATAGAGTGGGAGGGCGGCCCGCGCATCGAGGGCTGCCTCGCCGCGATCGGCTGTGAACTCCTGGCCCTGCACGACGGCGGCGATCACTGGATCGTCGTCGGCAAAGTGCTGGCGTTGCTGCAAGGGGTGGAACCGCGCAAGCCCCTGCTCTACTTCAATCGCCGCTATCATCGACTTGAACCGGACAGCACCGCCGCGCCCGGTCGCAGCGACCTCGACGGCGCCAGCGAACAGATGTTTTACGACCCGTGGTAACCTTCACTTC from candidate division KSB1 bacterium encodes:
- a CDS encoding flavin reductase family protein, which encodes MSDSRTFFDTISLFATGVTVVTIQGDGQPHGMTANAFTSLSANPMQIIVCVAKKAKLNAYLAANVRFTVNVLRDDQEAISNQFAGATREQQGAEFRFIEWEGGPRIEGCLAAIGCELLALHDGGDHWIVVGKVLALLQGVEPRKPLLYFNRRYHRLEPDSTAAPGRSDLDGASEQMFYDPW